Proteins from a single region of Chryseomicrobium sp. FSL W7-1435:
- a CDS encoding 2-oxoacid:ferredoxin oxidoreductase subunit beta — translation MATFKDFRNNVKPNWCPGCGDFSVQAAIQRSAANVGIEPHELAVVSGIGCSGRISGYINSYGFHGIHGRALPIAQGLKMANRDLHVIASGGDGDGFAIGMGHTIHSIRRNIDITYIVMDNQIYGLTKGQTSPRSAAGFKTKSTPGGAIEPSLKPMEMALSAGATFVAQGFSSDIKELTAIIEAGIKHKGFAFINVFSPCVTYNKINTYDWFKENLVKLSEREDYDSTNREQAMQVVMETEGLVTGIIYQDQETASYQERLTDYSQTPLVEENLTMSQEQFEALQAEFL, via the coding sequence ATGGCGACTTTTAAAGATTTTCGTAATAATGTGAAACCTAACTGGTGTCCCGGCTGTGGCGATTTTTCTGTCCAAGCAGCTATTCAACGTTCGGCAGCCAATGTCGGTATTGAGCCCCATGAACTCGCTGTAGTTTCGGGAATTGGTTGCTCAGGTCGTATTTCTGGCTATATTAATTCATATGGTTTCCACGGGATTCATGGACGTGCGCTTCCAATAGCTCAAGGTCTTAAAATGGCTAATCGTGATTTGCACGTTATTGCTTCAGGTGGAGATGGGGATGGCTTTGCCATTGGGATGGGGCATACCATTCACTCAATTCGACGTAATATTGATATCACTTACATTGTAATGGACAATCAAATTTACGGGTTAACAAAAGGACAAACATCACCACGCTCTGCGGCTGGATTTAAAACAAAGTCAACTCCTGGTGGTGCGATTGAACCTTCATTGAAACCAATGGAAATGGCACTTTCAGCAGGTGCTACGTTTGTTGCTCAAGGATTCTCTTCAGACATTAAAGAACTAACTGCAATTATTGAAGCAGGTATCAAGCATAAAGGGTTTGCATTCATTAATGTTTTCAGCCCTTGTGTAACGTACAATAAAATCAATACGTATGACTGGTTTAAAGAAAATCTTGTAAAGCTTTCTGAGCGTGAAGATTACGACTCAACAAATCGTGAGCAAGCGATGCAGGTTGTAATGGAAACAGAAGGTCTAGTGACGGGTATCATTTACCAAGATCAAGAGACGGCTTCATACCAGGAGCGTCTAACGGACTATTCTCAAACTCCTCTTGTCGAAGAAAACCTAACGATGAGCCAAGAACAATTCGAAGCTCTTCAAGCAGAATTCTTATAG